In a single window of the Candidatus Kaiserbacteria bacterium genome:
- a CDS encoding Ig-like domain-containing protein: MNDETHAGEGAVVVDATLQDVVTPSEAEPTEVPLPTEGVVHETPRMRMFANLRAHMFAIVFGVVGLSALIILAFYFSNMETHSVPLKHFTNVYTFVPEKISKSAMIPLSLPKGVSEEEAIKTVVFSPSLKGEWIEDTVPEHVTFKPEDELLLGTYYAVSLDTGAVRVSGDFLVDADPRVEAVFPRDGSETDEHSKITILFNRPMVPLTTLTEQEMKELPITITPETKGRFKWISTRNLQFIPDTQLVPSSHYAVAIGEGLTSVDGLSVAPVTYSFTTRPLRYVSISESEVGYRSPIVIAFNQPVDLEETERLIHVTNGNGDAINVQVEYGKTTVYDRVSGEATTQEDQSLVFVYQKKDAYGRKNVWDFGTQYTFTVSGAVPSEGDIVLDEERTVPLWVPGIVAGVETTSERSPVTSSALFDPQGSLIVRFYDDIDKERSKIKAKGLRSVTYGERCKKDARGEEILLGDDCEKEEDPRTLMLTFDPDAFKPGEVFTLTFDALYTRDGFLANKEEILHDLTVYPTLSILRTVPASGAQDAALDRLYVCTNAPLREPGDAGIKSYVNTENYIVYGRWSNSYLVSQYDDNSYFKPVCNPGEYETEIKYGLLPTTSYTLSLSLTDAFGGTASNHISFTTTQPSEQYTRFHNMQKQYNVTRPEHTKLTYAVENLEQVDMHICKLPAASFLERLSHTGNQSPSGTGCTEIKTERITLPPRYWVNNYFQVDLHTYFTDTRGQYVLTFSSPLYRDSYSKEPLYDVTYLSVTGLAVGKKEVRYEENEYYWGSANPLANEVLKKKIGASQNLYWVNDSATLAAVSGATVVQYHGDEYPKSGAVGSTNGEGIARLTTERNVTAAIVTYNGDVAIVSDWADSLGWYQTVENSSRTYLYTDRPIYRPGHTVYIRGIDRVGFDGAYEVWQQNNVPLEVFDASGNRIYDTMLTVNPYGTFNTEFTLPADAPLGSYRIDVFNQSTWFDVEEYVPAPFKLELTGGKEEYTNGEEIKLDVQADYYFGVPLSGGEIFYSATAQDYYFDRYTDEYFNFGSGWYSCYSCGYGDRFLFRGEAVIDGEGHAHISRKINLKDFFKDDESVGSKLITFTVSAKDTNGRSVSAQRTFIVHKGSFYIGAVTSEYYTGVNAPITLKVKTVDTKGTPISQKGIQRTVYKVDWDVFKRQEVDGGFYYRSEKKRTPISEETIATDDKGNWEGTLTFPKEGEYEIVVSKDDNDGNRIDTTSSVYIYGESVVVPPNNNYDLDMEVMSNDMKVGQKGSLLIKSPYTRAKVLITAERGTIFDYWVKDVNGGLFLHEFPIKSEYAPNVYFSALLLSDTPEVKYGTTEFAINTDEHVLDVDVTANKTSYLPGEQVTLDVVTKDSVGNPVPAEVSIAVADLSVLALKGNPKRDPLSYFYNGFPLSVMTGSNIKNVLYEMDIPLGTKGGGGDPNDLVTKKRGLFKDTAYWSASVTTDADGRAHVSFTLPDNLTTWQIESIGVTKDTKVGVDYKEFSTKKDLMAVPLSPRFIVPGDTFKLGAKVFNETEKSAQVSVSLTSDTLTFTGEHTDVVTVEKGETKTVYFDVTAPKNKKSGEHSFTFKASFDAYVDEVERTIPITKNRTYETVATAGMTTDAVTTEYLYVPEEVVGGDGGLTVHTNATLAAFMTDALTSMATYPYGCSEQLASALSTIAILQSALKTPNVPGSFETIEYEGVTYTVDDVVRTGLTKIYETQTMNGGFSYYKGLIPDIWLSMHVLTALTELKNAGFPVREDVLVRGAAYVETEVAEMHQYYPRFHRELVILAEYTLRQMNGNTSTKLTPLVTGILNEQLYVKEEISSMTLAYLAVLTAQGWNEKVSADVYNTLLNRISIDGRGAYLKPSVQQKTEYYETAIKDTALLLKAFVAHEDKNANIASLLRWLLASRDVHGVWGSTQNTFVVIDAMTEYLAFTHETEAQFTLEGTLGGNALFEHSWNGTNIFETFTHTIPIDSFARNTLLPFTFTKKESTGQKSTLYYDMSLKYFLPVESLPPRDEGITITRDIYALTDTKEEKPLRDARIGDIVKGKITLTVPSAYAHVSVEDFIPAGFEIVNQNLDTERGAVDAEMGDYSFAPVTPETKRGFLARTFSQVGSYFGYEPQLAQTYGALDYVYANDGEMGTRTLYPSHIEAHDDRVFLYVKSLEPGVYEYEYYLRALVPGTFAHLPARAEELYFPDIFGRTSGGRFTVKE; this comes from the coding sequence ATGAATGATGAAACGCATGCAGGTGAGGGGGCTGTGGTGGTTGATGCAACTCTGCAGGATGTAGTGACGCCGAGTGAGGCGGAGCCAACAGAAGTGCCGTTGCCTACAGAGGGTGTCGTACACGAGACACCACGGATGCGTATGTTTGCGAATCTTCGCGCACACATGTTTGCTATCGTTTTTGGTGTTGTTGGCCTTAGTGCACTCATCATTCTTGCATTTTATTTCTCCAATATGGAGACACACAGTGTCCCACTCAAGCATTTTACAAACGTATACACATTTGTTCCCGAAAAAATCTCGAAAAGTGCGATGATCCCTCTCTCGCTCCCAAAGGGGGTGAGCGAAGAAGAAGCAATTAAAACGGTGGTATTTTCTCCATCTCTTAAAGGAGAATGGATTGAAGACACGGTTCCTGAACACGTAACCTTTAAACCTGAAGACGAACTACTGCTCGGTACCTACTATGCAGTGAGTTTGGATACGGGGGCGGTGCGCGTGTCCGGTGACTTCCTTGTGGATGCTGACCCACGTGTAGAGGCAGTATTTCCACGCGACGGAAGTGAGACCGATGAACATTCAAAAATCACTATCCTCTTTAATCGTCCCATGGTACCCCTCACCACGCTTACCGAGCAGGAGATGAAAGAATTACCCATTACGATTACTCCAGAAACCAAAGGGCGATTCAAATGGATTAGTACCCGCAATCTGCAGTTCATTCCCGACACCCAACTTGTACCTTCGTCACACTATGCGGTAGCGATAGGGGAGGGGCTGACTTCAGTTGATGGGCTCAGTGTGGCTCCTGTGACATACTCCTTTACCACACGCCCGCTGCGCTACGTATCAATATCGGAGAGTGAAGTGGGGTATCGTTCCCCCATAGTAATTGCATTCAATCAGCCAGTGGACCTTGAAGAAACCGAAAGGTTGATTCATGTGACCAATGGTAATGGCGACGCTATTAACGTACAGGTGGAGTATGGCAAAACCACGGTGTACGATCGAGTGAGTGGGGAAGCGACGACGCAGGAAGACCAAAGTCTTGTGTTTGTGTATCAAAAGAAAGATGCATATGGCAGAAAAAATGTTTGGGACTTTGGGACGCAGTATACATTCACGGTGAGTGGTGCTGTGCCGAGTGAGGGAGACATTGTGCTCGATGAGGAACGTACGGTGCCACTTTGGGTTCCGGGTATTGTTGCTGGTGTTGAAACGACTTCTGAACGTAGCCCCGTCACATCATCCGCATTATTTGACCCACAAGGTTCGCTCATTGTTCGTTTCTACGATGATATTGATAAAGAACGTTCAAAAATAAAGGCAAAAGGACTCCGTTCTGTTACGTATGGAGAGCGGTGTAAAAAGGATGCGCGTGGCGAGGAAATTCTTCTCGGGGATGATTGTGAAAAAGAAGAAGACCCACGCACACTCATGCTCACATTTGATCCTGATGCCTTTAAACCCGGTGAAGTATTTACATTGACGTTTGATGCGCTCTATACACGAGATGGATTCCTAGCGAATAAAGAGGAAATTCTTCATGATCTTACGGTATATCCAACACTCTCTATTTTACGCACCGTACCCGCGAGCGGAGCACAGGATGCAGCGCTTGACCGACTCTATGTATGTACGAACGCCCCACTCCGTGAACCAGGGGATGCAGGTATAAAATCATACGTGAATACCGAAAACTATATTGTCTATGGTAGATGGTCGAATTCGTACCTGGTGAGTCAGTATGACGACAATTCGTACTTTAAGCCAGTGTGTAATCCAGGTGAATATGAAACCGAGATTAAATACGGACTTCTTCCGACAACGTCGTATACACTCTCGCTTTCACTTACCGACGCATTTGGTGGTACCGCAAGCAATCATATATCGTTTACTACTACTCAGCCGAGTGAACAGTATACGCGCTTCCACAATATGCAAAAACAGTACAATGTGACGCGTCCTGAACATACCAAACTTACGTATGCAGTAGAAAATCTTGAGCAGGTGGATATGCATATTTGTAAATTGCCTGCGGCATCATTTTTGGAACGACTGAGTCATACAGGGAATCAATCTCCTTCCGGAACAGGATGTACTGAGATAAAAACGGAGCGTATTACGCTACCCCCACGGTATTGGGTAAACAACTATTTCCAAGTGGACTTGCATACCTACTTTACCGATACCCGAGGCCAATACGTACTGACGTTTAGTAGTCCACTCTATCGCGATTCGTATTCAAAGGAACCACTGTATGATGTGACCTACCTGAGTGTGACGGGGCTTGCGGTCGGGAAAAAAGAAGTTCGCTATGAGGAAAATGAGTACTACTGGGGGTCAGCGAATCCACTCGCGAATGAAGTACTTAAAAAGAAAATCGGCGCAAGCCAAAACCTGTACTGGGTAAATGACAGTGCAACACTTGCGGCGGTGAGTGGCGCGACGGTGGTGCAGTACCATGGGGACGAATATCCAAAGAGTGGTGCAGTGGGGAGTACCAATGGTGAAGGTATTGCGCGACTCACCACCGAGCGCAATGTGACCGCGGCGATTGTTACGTACAACGGCGATGTGGCTATTGTGAGTGACTGGGCAGACAGTCTTGGGTGGTATCAGACTGTAGAGAACAGTTCGCGCACATACCTCTATACAGACAGACCAATCTACCGCCCTGGACATACGGTGTATATCCGCGGGATTGACCGTGTGGGATTTGATGGTGCATACGAAGTGTGGCAACAGAATAATGTTCCCCTTGAAGTGTTTGATGCATCGGGAAACCGTATCTACGACACGATGCTCACAGTGAATCCATACGGTACATTCAATACTGAGTTCACATTACCCGCTGACGCACCACTGGGGAGTTATCGTATTGATGTATTTAATCAGAGTACGTGGTTTGATGTGGAAGAGTATGTTCCTGCCCCATTCAAACTCGAACTAACGGGAGGAAAGGAAGAATATACAAATGGTGAGGAAATTAAACTTGATGTACAGGCGGACTATTACTTCGGCGTACCACTCAGTGGAGGTGAAATCTTTTATAGCGCGACTGCACAAGACTATTACTTTGACCGGTATACCGATGAGTATTTCAACTTTGGAAGTGGTTGGTATTCCTGCTACTCATGTGGGTATGGAGACCGATTCCTTTTCCGTGGAGAGGCAGTAATTGATGGTGAGGGGCATGCACATATATCCCGCAAAATAAATCTTAAGGACTTTTTCAAGGATGATGAATCAGTCGGGAGTAAACTCATCACCTTCACCGTGTCTGCAAAAGATACAAATGGTCGCTCGGTGTCTGCGCAGCGTACATTTATTGTCCATAAAGGGTCGTTCTACATCGGTGCGGTGACGAGTGAGTACTATACTGGGGTGAATGCTCCTATTACGCTTAAGGTAAAAACGGTTGATACAAAAGGCACACCGATTTCACAAAAGGGAATACAGAGAACTGTGTATAAAGTTGACTGGGATGTCTTTAAGCGTCAGGAAGTTGACGGTGGATTCTATTATCGTTCTGAAAAGAAACGCACACCGATCAGTGAGGAAACGATTGCTACTGATGATAAAGGTAATTGGGAAGGAACTCTTACGTTCCCTAAAGAGGGTGAGTATGAAATTGTGGTTTCGAAGGACGACAACGATGGAAATCGCATCGACACCACATCGTCCGTGTATATCTATGGCGAGAGTGTGGTGGTACCGCCCAACAATAACTACGACCTTGATATGGAGGTCATGAGTAATGATATGAAAGTAGGGCAAAAAGGTTCTCTTCTGATTAAGTCACCCTATACACGCGCGAAGGTCCTTATTACTGCAGAACGTGGCACCATCTTTGATTATTGGGTCAAAGACGTGAATGGTGGACTTTTCCTTCATGAGTTCCCCATTAAAAGCGAATATGCGCCAAATGTATATTTTTCTGCACTCTTACTCTCGGATACTCCCGAAGTGAAGTATGGTACGACTGAATTTGCCATCAATACTGATGAGCATGTTCTCGATGTTGACGTGACTGCAAACAAAACATCGTATCTTCCTGGTGAACAAGTAACGCTTGATGTGGTCACAAAGGATAGTGTGGGGAATCCTGTGCCTGCAGAGGTTTCTATTGCGGTTGCAGACCTTTCGGTCCTTGCCCTTAAAGGTAATCCAAAACGTGATCCGCTCTCGTATTTCTATAACGGATTTCCTCTCTCAGTCATGACGGGAAGCAATATAAAAAACGTATTGTACGAGATGGATATTCCACTCGGGACAAAGGGTGGTGGTGGAGACCCGAATGATTTGGTAACAAAAAAGCGTGGTCTCTTTAAAGATACTGCGTATTGGAGTGCATCGGTAACCACAGATGCAGATGGTCGTGCACATGTATCCTTCACGCTTCCTGATAATCTCACCACATGGCAGATAGAGTCGATTGGTGTTACGAAAGATACAAAAGTCGGTGTTGACTATAAAGAGTTTTCTACAAAGAAAGATCTTATGGCAGTCCCACTCTCTCCACGTTTCATTGTCCCTGGAGACACCTTTAAACTCGGAGCAAAGGTATTCAATGAAACGGAAAAATCAGCACAAGTTTCTGTCTCGCTCACGAGTGATACGCTTACTTTTACTGGGGAACATACCGATGTGGTGACAGTAGAGAAGGGTGAGACAAAGACCGTCTACTTTGACGTGACTGCGCCAAAAAATAAAAAATCAGGAGAACACTCCTTCACCTTCAAAGCATCGTTTGATGCATATGTTGATGAGGTCGAGCGTACAATTCCTATTACTAAAAACCGTACCTATGAAACTGTCGCGACCGCAGGGATGACTACTGATGCTGTCACTACTGAGTATCTCTATGTGCCGGAAGAGGTGGTGGGAGGGGACGGAGGACTCACCGTACATACAAATGCAACGCTCGCTGCATTTATGACTGATGCACTCACCTCTATGGCAACGTACCCGTATGGCTGTAGTGAACAACTCGCGAGTGCACTGAGCACCATCGCCATTTTGCAGAGCGCACTTAAGACGCCGAACGTGCCCGGAAGTTTTGAGACAATTGAATATGAGGGGGTTACGTATACCGTGGATGACGTAGTGCGTACAGGACTTACAAAGATATATGAAACGCAGACTATGAATGGGGGATTCTCATACTACAAAGGACTTATTCCTGATATATGGCTCAGCATGCATGTGCTCACTGCACTCACCGAACTTAAAAACGCAGGGTTTCCCGTACGAGAGGATGTGCTCGTGCGTGGTGCAGCATATGTGGAAACGGAAGTAGCGGAAATGCATCAATACTATCCACGTTTTCATCGTGAACTCGTTATTCTTGCGGAGTATACATTACGACAAATGAATGGAAACACATCTACGAAACTTACTCCGCTCGTGACAGGAATACTGAACGAGCAACTCTATGTGAAAGAAGAAATAAGTAGCATGACGCTCGCGTATCTTGCGGTTCTCACTGCACAGGGATGGAATGAGAAAGTGTCGGCAGACGTGTACAACACACTTCTGAATCGGATCAGTATTGATGGACGCGGCGCGTACTTGAAACCATCAGTACAACAGAAGACCGAGTACTATGAGACAGCAATAAAAGACACGGCACTACTTCTCAAAGCATTTGTGGCACATGAAGACAAGAATGCAAACATTGCGAGCCTCCTTCGTTGGCTCCTTGCAAGTCGAGATGTGCACGGCGTGTGGGGTTCAACACAAAACACCTTTGTGGTCATTGACGCGATGACTGAATATCTCGCGTTTACGCATGAGACCGAAGCACAATTTACCCTCGAGGGTACACTTGGTGGTAATGCACTCTTTGAACACTCATGGAATGGCACCAATATCTTTGAGACATTCACCCACACAATCCCCATTGATTCATTTGCACGAAATACACTCCTCCCATTCACGTTCACAAAGAAAGAGAGTACAGGCCAGAAAAGCACCCTCTACTACGATATGTCACTCAAATACTTTTTGCCCGTCGAGTCGCTTCCACCACGTGATGAGGGTATTACCATCACACGCGACATCTATGCGCTTACCGATACCAAGGAAGAAAAACCACTCCGTGACGCGCGGATTGGCGACATTGTAAAAGGAAAGATAACACTCACCGTACCAAGTGCATACGCACATGTGTCCGTTGAAGATTTTATTCCTGCTGGTTTTGAGATAGTAAATCAAAACCTCGATACTGAGCGTGGGGCAGTAGACGCAGAAATGGGTGATTATAGTTTTGCACCCGTAACGCCAGAGACTAAGAGAGGATTTCTCGCACGGACTTTCTCACAAGTGGGTTCGTACTTTGGGTATGAACCGCAGCTTGCACAGACGTATGGTGCATTGGATTATGTGTATGCAAATGACGGAGAGATGGGGACGCGGACACTCTATCCTTCACATATTGAGGCTCATGATGATAGGGTATTCCTCTATGTTAAATCACTTGAGCCAGGAGTATATGAGTATGAGTATTATCTGCGTGCGCTCGTGCCAGGGACATTTGCACATCTTCCTGCGCGTGCAGAGGAACTGTATTTCCCTGATATCTTTGGTCGTACAAGCGGAGGACGCTTTACCGTGAAGGAGTAA
- the rlmB gene encoding 23S rRNA (guanosine(2251)-2'-O)-methyltransferase RlmB, with protein MIEEATYIYGKHAVAEAVNARPDIVRAVHGVREGIDAGIMKQLGRAHIPVIDLNPKKLPKGVPSDSVHQGIIAEINPKKLIISYEDFIPTYTVTSDSAFVLLGEVQDPHNVGAVIRSAVAFGIAGVLIPEHRQAQVNGTVIKVSAGMAFRIPLIQIGNVNTTVKDLKERGFWIYGLAGDAEQEVANEGFEKPSVIILGNEGDGIRTKTLEHCDIPLRISMHKNAESLNASVAAGVVLHAWSTKHPGALR; from the coding sequence ATGATAGAAGAAGCAACATATATATATGGAAAGCACGCCGTGGCGGAGGCGGTGAATGCCCGCCCCGACATTGTGCGTGCGGTCCACGGAGTGCGTGAAGGAATAGATGCGGGCATTATGAAGCAGTTAGGGCGCGCACATATTCCCGTGATTGACCTCAATCCAAAGAAACTCCCCAAGGGTGTGCCGTCTGATTCTGTACATCAGGGAATTATTGCAGAAATAAACCCGAAGAAACTCATCATCTCTTACGAAGATTTTATTCCAACATACACGGTGACGAGTGACTCCGCCTTCGTGCTACTCGGGGAAGTGCAGGATCCGCACAATGTAGGGGCGGTCATTCGTTCGGCGGTGGCTTTTGGTATAGCGGGGGTACTCATTCCCGAGCATCGGCAGGCACAGGTGAATGGTACGGTGATTAAAGTGTCTGCAGGAATGGCGTTTCGTATTCCACTCATTCAGATTGGCAATGTGAATACTACGGTGAAGGATTTGAAAGAACGTGGTTTTTGGATTTATGGCCTTGCAGGGGATGCAGAACAAGAGGTTGCAAACGAGGGATTTGAAAAACCAAGCGTCATTATTCTTGGCAATGAAGGCGATGGTATCCGCACAAAGACTTTGGAACACTGTGATATTCCCCTTAGGATCTCTATGCATAAAAATGCAGAATCTCTCAATGCTTCAGTAGCAGCAGGGGTAGTGCTCCACGCATGGAGCACGAAGCATCCGGGTGCGTTACGGTAA